From Anopheles arabiensis isolate DONGOLA chromosome 3, AaraD3, whole genome shotgun sequence, a single genomic window includes:
- the LOC120905095 gene encoding odorant receptor Or1-like, translating to MVRLFFSKTRVTKLFTRKDERPEMFLPSLRMILFIFRMFYAWPDEHLEKSALWWYRAKGVLFRVFFIYLSAATQLAYNFTVTSREELFAGMFVLLTQLVMILKMEFFYKNVSKIQQLIRRLNGKLYQSRNAEEDIPLASARKKSTIFWVLYFMFSDGLVTEWLVISLLLTTLIVPVWPGVDHTTPYWVVLMVILYQYLAIVLNASFNISWDSLVAALLALTNAHLHRLQIQLLKVGHQNRNLQVDANKRMITVSPNDDDARSVPPKSDADVVYNELLLCIIFHQEVTGFLREVLTLFSGPMLSQLYCSVFILCITEFRLLTDVNTMADTMQAVMYLVCLVIQVVQYCYFGNEINYMAQKVHQATAFVNNPDMNIKTRKLLIAFQQITARGIKCSAKYIFTIELSMQTFVTIIKTSYSYLAVLRSMTD from the exons ATGGTTAGGCTTTTCTTCAGCAAAACAAG AGTAACCAAACTCTTTACTAGGAAGGATGAAAGGCCAGAGATGTTTCTACCATCGTTGCGTatgattttgttcatttttcgAATGTTTTACGCGTGGCCGGACGAGCATTTGGAGAAAAGTGCTCTCTGGTGGTACCGTGCAAAGGGTGTGCTGTTTCGTGTGTTTTTCATATATCTTTCAGCAGCCACACAGCTTGCTTACAACTTCACTGTGACTAGTCGTGAG GAACTGTTTGCTGGAATGTTTGTGCTGCTCACTCAGCTTGTGATGATACTGAAGATGGAGTTTTTCTACAAAAATGTGTCCAAAATTCAACAGCTCATCCGTAGACTGAATGGCAAGCTCTACCAGTCGAGAAATGCGGAGGAAGACAT TCCGCTGGCGAGTGCGCGTAAGAAGTCAACTATATTCTGGGTCTTGTACTTCATGTTTTCCGATGGGCTGGTTACGGAGTGGTTAGTGATATCGTTGTTGCTCACTACTTTGATTGTACCGGTGTGGCCCGGAGTAGATCATACCACCCCGTATTGGGTAGTTTTAATGGTTATCTTGTATCAGTACTTGGCAATCGTTCTCAACGCTTCGTTTAACATATCATGGGACTCATTGGTGGCAGCACTGTTGGCGTTAACTAACGCTCATCTTCATCGACTGCAAATACAGCTATTAAAG GTAGGACATCAGAACCGTAATCTGCAGGTGGATGCTAATAAGCGTATGATTACGGTCTCTccaaacgatgatgatgctcgGAGCGTCCCACCGAAATCAGATGCAGATGTAGTTTACAATGAACTACTACTATGTATTATCTTTCATCAGGAAGTAACTGG ATTTCTTCGCGAAGTGCTGACCCTGTTCAGTGGACCGATGCTTTCTCAGCTGTACTGTTCCGTGTTCATCCTGTGTATTACCGAGTTTCGTTTGCTCACAGACGTGAACACAATGGCCGATACGATGCAGGCGGTAATGTACTTGGTGTGCCTTGTCATACAAGTGGTACAATACTGTTATTTTGGCAATGAAATTAACTACATG GCTCAAAAGGTGCATCAAGCGACCGCCTTTGTGAACAACCCGGATATGAACATCAAAACTAGAAAGCTTCTTATAGCTTTTCAACAGAT AACCGCTCGAGGAATAAAGTGCAGTGCGAAGTACATTTTTACAATCGAACTGAGCATGCAGACCTTTGTGACG ATCATCAAAACATCTTACTCATATTTGGCAGTTTTGAGATCGATGACGGATTAG